From the genome of Homalodisca vitripennis isolate AUS2020 chromosome 8, UT_GWSS_2.1, whole genome shotgun sequence, one region includes:
- the LOC124368323 gene encoding uncharacterized protein LOC124368323, protein MLGFISRFSRGIHSPAALRSLYCSLVRPIAEYASPVWSPYTISSQMRLEALQRRFIRLVGVRLGYGYLDVPVDDIARVLHLPSLARRREVADVVLLWKIVNGQVQCPQISLPRLT, encoded by the coding sequence ATGCTTGGATTCATCTCTAGATTTTCTAGAGGCATACACAGTCCggctgctcttcgctctctgtactGCTCCCTTGTAAGACCCATCGCAGAATACGCAAGTCCAGTGTGGTCCCCGTACACTATCAGCTCCCAGATGAGATTAGAGGCTTTACAGCGCCGATTCATTCGGCTGGTTGGGGTCCGACTTGGATATGGCTACCTGGATGTTCCCGTTGACGACATCGCTAGAGTTCTCCACCTACCATCTCTCGCCCGGCGACGTGAAGTGGCTGATGTTGTGCTTCTTTGGAAGATTGTTAATGGCCAGGTGCAGTGCCCCCAGATCTCCTTGCCGAGATTGACTTGA